Proteins found in one Terribacillus sp. DMT04 genomic segment:
- a CDS encoding sensor domain-containing diguanylate cyclase, producing MVSSSKRRWIWVAWLIIWPASLYMICQHTNFQEIKWLDLSAFTALAVVVALFPIMVNQIPVFFLNGITLVIYLNFGLFIELIITTLSITIVLLQVRMTRKDIFRIPLNYLMFLVMSVSVAGVYHLFELPGSEEKTLETPLHIIAILAYSLTLFLLNHVLITLTRRLIYGKRDKIFERSFFWEFMTTFYILPAALLLHLLYHEIGAIAVVFIGFSIVSTSYILRLYYGSRSMNERLRMVSEIGHELTAQLNVKETLDLFMERIVELVPVDQALLFDVREEGELNLIRLYDPKNHSPYKQGIRINKGEGIGSTFCANGAGIRYGKRQQWLHNWKGTAPVHSESLMCVPIQRESQMIGMLVLLSDQRNVYEKYQYTLVHLLADFMAVSLLNAVNYEQTKKISERCALTGLYNYRYFEKEMQKQFEYRDKSEPVSLIMLDLDYFKQVNDMYGHEAGNDVLRQVADRLRLAVAEEGVLTRYGGEEFAIILPGYSSDKAAAIASKVQQRITERIFITQHFLEDQSLVTLAVTASIGVASYPENSEDHLELVRHADRAMYVGAKQRGRNRVAIYDQIEQPENIPS from the coding sequence ATGGTGAGCAGCAGCAAGAGACGTTGGATTTGGGTAGCGTGGTTGATTATTTGGCCTGCTTCTTTGTATATGATCTGTCAACATACTAATTTTCAGGAGATTAAATGGCTGGATTTAAGTGCATTTACTGCGCTGGCTGTTGTTGTTGCACTTTTCCCAATCATGGTTAACCAAATACCCGTTTTCTTCCTCAATGGCATCACCTTGGTTATTTATCTCAACTTCGGCTTATTTATCGAATTAATCATTACAACACTCAGCATCACAATTGTGCTGCTGCAAGTGCGGATGACAAGAAAAGATATCTTCCGAATCCCTTTAAATTATTTGATGTTCTTAGTAATGTCTGTAAGCGTAGCTGGTGTGTATCATTTATTTGAATTGCCTGGAAGTGAAGAAAAGACACTGGAAACGCCGTTGCACATTATAGCGATATTGGCTTATTCCTTAACACTTTTTCTATTAAATCATGTTTTAATTACTTTAACTAGAAGACTCATATATGGTAAACGGGACAAAATTTTTGAACGCAGCTTTTTCTGGGAATTTATGACGACTTTTTATATTTTACCAGCAGCACTTCTTCTGCATTTGCTGTATCACGAGATTGGTGCGATTGCTGTCGTATTTATCGGTTTTTCCATTGTCAGTACCTCCTATATTTTACGGCTCTACTATGGCAGCCGCAGCATGAATGAGCGGCTGCGAATGGTCAGTGAAATAGGACATGAGCTGACCGCTCAGTTGAATGTGAAAGAGACGCTTGATTTGTTTATGGAGCGCATTGTGGAACTTGTCCCAGTCGACCAGGCTTTGCTCTTCGATGTGAGAGAAGAGGGCGAATTAAACTTGATTCGTTTGTATGACCCTAAAAATCATTCTCCCTATAAACAAGGAATTCGGATAAATAAAGGGGAAGGGATAGGCAGCACATTTTGTGCAAATGGCGCTGGCATACGATATGGCAAACGGCAACAATGGCTGCACAATTGGAAAGGTACTGCGCCAGTGCACAGTGAAAGTTTAATGTGTGTACCAATACAACGTGAAAGTCAAATGATCGGTATGCTTGTACTATTGTCTGATCAGCGAAACGTATACGAAAAATACCAATATACGCTCGTCCATTTGCTCGCGGATTTTATGGCCGTCAGCTTGCTGAATGCGGTTAACTATGAACAAACAAAGAAAATCAGTGAGCGCTGTGCATTAACGGGATTGTATAATTATCGCTATTTCGAGAAAGAAATGCAAAAGCAGTTTGAATATCGAGACAAATCAGAGCCGGTATCTTTGATTATGCTCGACTTAGATTACTTCAAACAAGTGAATGACATGTATGGACATGAAGCAGGCAATGATGTGCTGCGACAAGTAGCGGACAGATTGCGTCTGGCCGTAGCTGAAGAAGGAGTGCTGACCCGTTATGGCGGAGAAGAATTCGCCATTATTCTTCCAGGATACTCTTCTGACAAAGCAGCAGCGATTGCGTCAAAGGTGCAGCAGCGCATAACGGAGCGCATTTTCATCACGCAGCATTTTCTAGAGGACCAGTCGCTTGTAACACTTGCTGTGACGGCAAGTATCGGTGTTGCATCTTACCCGGAAAACAGTGAAGATCACCTCGAGCTTGTCCGGCATGCCGACCGCGCCATGTATGTCGGTGCGAAACAGCGGGGCCGGAACAGAGTAGCTATATATGATCAAATTGAACAACCAGAAAACATTCCTTCTTAA
- a CDS encoding folylpolyglutamate synthase/dihydrofolate synthase family protein: MFENLAQAEAFLAGRRHLGIKPGLHRVQQLLEASGNPERRMKTIHIAGTNGKGSTATYLARALTANNWRAGSFTSPTPGGFLESIQVDGHWITEEAFVHECNSLLAIIEEMDGQDAHPSEFEIHVCIAFSYLAKHADISLIEAGMGGRGDATNVLQPLLSIITNIGLDHQKFLGNTIADIAAEKAGIIKAGAPVLSAATQEEAINVIEAHAKAIKVPLTWVRAENAERFQVQLKMRGQHQKLNAALAVEACQVLQGLGITLEEEKVRQAISQTQLPGRFELIKKEPQIILDGAHNAEGMAAFVKTVQAHYPDKKIKVLFGAFQDKPFEQMIQQLQEITDDITLTTFEHERAADLSTLTEAFPGANRVRWTEWVDQACTANQRDTVYFVTGSLHFIYQVRAYIVKN; this comes from the coding sequence ATGTTTGAAAACCTAGCACAAGCAGAAGCTTTTTTAGCCGGTCGCAGGCATCTTGGCATTAAGCCGGGGCTGCATCGGGTGCAGCAGCTGCTAGAAGCATCAGGCAATCCGGAGCGGCGAATGAAAACCATACATATTGCAGGTACAAATGGCAAAGGCTCGACAGCAACTTATCTTGCCCGGGCCCTTACAGCAAATAACTGGAGAGCAGGAAGTTTTACTTCACCAACTCCCGGCGGCTTTTTGGAAAGTATACAAGTGGACGGTCATTGGATAACAGAGGAAGCATTTGTACATGAATGTAATTCGCTTCTTGCAATAATTGAAGAAATGGACGGTCAAGATGCGCATCCGAGTGAGTTTGAAATTCATGTTTGTATTGCTTTTTCATATTTAGCCAAACATGCTGACATTAGCCTGATTGAAGCAGGCATGGGCGGAAGAGGCGACGCGACCAATGTCTTGCAGCCGTTACTCAGCATTATTACCAATATCGGCCTTGACCATCAGAAGTTCTTAGGAAATACCATTGCAGACATCGCGGCAGAAAAAGCAGGAATTATAAAAGCCGGAGCACCAGTACTTAGTGCGGCAACCCAGGAGGAGGCTATTAACGTTATAGAAGCGCATGCAAAGGCAATAAAGGTGCCTCTAACTTGGGTAAGGGCAGAAAATGCAGAACGGTTCCAAGTGCAACTAAAAATGAGAGGTCAGCACCAAAAGCTGAACGCAGCACTTGCCGTGGAAGCTTGTCAGGTTCTTCAGGGGCTAGGGATTACTTTAGAGGAAGAGAAAGTAAGACAAGCAATAAGCCAGACACAGCTGCCAGGAAGATTTGAGCTTATCAAAAAAGAGCCTCAAATTATCCTTGATGGAGCGCATAATGCAGAAGGTATGGCTGCTTTTGTTAAAACGGTACAAGCACATTACCCAGACAAAAAAATAAAGGTTCTATTCGGTGCGTTTCAAGACAAGCCATTCGAACAGATGATACAGCAGCTTCAAGAGATTACAGATGACATTACATTGACGACGTTTGAACATGAACGTGCTGCAGATTTGAGCACATTGACAGAAGCATTTCCGGGAGCGAATAGGGTCCGGTGGACGGAGTGGGTCGACCAGGCATGTACAGCTAATCAAAGAGATACGGTTTATTTTGTGACTGGATCACTCCACTTCATCTATCAAGTAAGAGCTTATATTGTTAAAAATTGA
- a CDS encoding RimK family alpha-L-glutamate ligase translates to MATPKLGWVIYNGHLGGKKFLDFAEWMQRAAKAQQIDMKIIKNNALLGVVGSANGLLKEAEDMPDFVVFSDKDIPLAQQLETLGIPLFNSSKSIALCDNKILMYQALAAANIAIPKTIIAPKIFPGTLPVQLDTFEPAITELGFPMIVKEAFGSFGEQVYLIETKEQLHKKIREIGTEPFVLQEYIHTSHGRDIRINVVGDKVVASMIRASDTDFRANVSRGGSMQPYTPSDKEAELAIAAAHTVGTNFAGVDLLFGPQGEPIVCEVNSNAHIRSIFDCTGVDVSDAIMSHIKEMLS, encoded by the coding sequence ATGGCTACACCGAAACTTGGCTGGGTCATCTACAATGGCCATCTTGGCGGGAAAAAGTTTCTCGACTTTGCAGAATGGATGCAGCGCGCCGCCAAAGCACAGCAGATTGATATGAAAATCATTAAAAATAACGCCTTGTTAGGCGTCGTTGGTTCAGCTAACGGTTTACTCAAAGAAGCAGAGGATATGCCGGACTTTGTCGTCTTTAGTGACAAAGATATTCCGCTTGCGCAGCAGCTGGAAACCTTAGGAATCCCGTTATTCAACTCCAGCAAATCGATTGCTCTCTGTGACAATAAAATTTTGATGTACCAAGCACTTGCAGCAGCAAACATTGCCATACCGAAAACGATTATCGCACCAAAAATATTTCCAGGTACCTTGCCTGTGCAGCTGGATACGTTTGAACCAGCAATAACAGAACTCGGCTTCCCGATGATTGTTAAAGAAGCATTTGGATCTTTCGGGGAACAAGTGTATCTTATCGAGACAAAAGAACAACTACATAAGAAAATAAGAGAAATCGGTACCGAGCCCTTTGTTCTGCAAGAATACATCCATACAAGTCATGGCCGTGACATCCGGATAAACGTTGTCGGCGATAAGGTCGTTGCCTCTATGATTCGAGCATCAGACACGGATTTTCGCGCCAATGTTTCACGAGGCGGCAGCATGCAGCCTTATACACCATCAGATAAAGAGGCAGAACTTGCGATTGCTGCTGCGCACACTGTCGGAACTAACTTTGCAGGTGTTGACCTGCTATTTGGACCTCAAGGGGAACCAATTGTCTGTGAAGTGAATTCCAATGCACATATCCGTTCTATCTTTGACTGCACGGGCGTCGATGTCTCTGATGCTATTATGTCACATATTAAAGAGATGCTATCATGA
- a CDS encoding GNAT family N-acetyltransferase gives MLTFQKLETKRIVLDQVKMQDAPYLFATLSNENVTQFYGMDPLQSIEEAERVISSFRCGLQEGRVIRWGMYCKEAGRFLGTIGLHQVNRSNMRAEIGYELHPDHWKKGFANEAMQAVLRYCFEEIELLRIGAMVYPENTASASLLEKQGFQREGLLRSYYYHGGKTHDAHVYGLLREEWEAGSKS, from the coding sequence ATGCTCACATTCCAGAAGCTTGAAACAAAGCGGATTGTATTAGATCAAGTGAAGATGCAAGATGCACCGTACCTTTTTGCCACCTTGTCTAATGAAAATGTGACACAGTTTTATGGCATGGATCCGCTTCAGTCAATTGAAGAAGCAGAGCGCGTCATATCTTCCTTTCGCTGTGGGCTGCAAGAAGGCAGAGTGATTCGCTGGGGCATGTACTGCAAAGAAGCTGGCCGCTTCCTCGGCACAATCGGCTTGCACCAAGTGAATCGCAGCAATATGCGGGCCGAAATTGGCTACGAACTTCATCCTGATCATTGGAAAAAAGGCTTTGCAAATGAAGCCATGCAAGCTGTACTTCGTTATTGCTTTGAAGAGATTGAGTTGCTGCGAATTGGAGCAATGGTTTATCCCGAAAATACCGCATCAGCTTCACTTCTGGAAAAGCAAGGATTCCAAAGAGAAGGACTATTACGCAGTTATTATTATCATGGCGGAAAAACACATGATGCGCATGTATATGGACTTTTGCGAGAGGAATGGGAGGCAGGGAGCAAGAGCTAA
- a CDS encoding amino acid permease, translating into MKMSQNGLRKELLPRHVQFLALAGMIGTGIFKGSGETIGIAGPGVVVSYLLGGVLLLIVMVALAEMAVMYPNHNVQHLVHKAFGFHISFIVGWLYWINWTLVTIVEILAAGSFLQFWFSETPLWLLSAICAAIIISINSLQVKFYGEMEFWFASIKIIALVLFIILGGAVLLGLTDFAPDTPTQHLLGHGGFFPNGLQGVFSACLIVMFSFGGSELIGVAISETKDVKKVLPKVIQGVVWRVLIFYIMPITIIAGLIPWDQVAGMESPFTQVMDAIGIPGVAHVMNFILLTAVLSAANSGMFATSRTMFALAEKREAPQALTKTSKSGAPINAIALNGGLLLVGAGLAYFAPESIIGTMMTIPGFTMLLLWLSICAAQLKLRPSYAEMPHFKMRLFPTTTIVGMVGLGVILIGSTFSKGISVGTVVCFTALAILIVLALVVGRNRKG; encoded by the coding sequence ATCAAGATGAGTCAGAATGGTTTGCGGAAAGAGCTACTACCTAGACATGTTCAATTTTTAGCATTAGCTGGTATGATTGGTACTGGTATTTTTAAAGGGAGCGGCGAAACAATCGGAATTGCTGGCCCGGGTGTTGTTGTTTCTTACTTGCTGGGCGGCGTCCTTTTGTTAATTGTTATGGTTGCTTTAGCTGAGATGGCAGTGATGTATCCAAATCATAATGTACAGCATTTAGTTCATAAAGCATTTGGTTTTCATATTTCATTTATTGTTGGCTGGCTGTACTGGATCAACTGGACACTCGTTACCATTGTAGAAATTCTGGCAGCGGGATCTTTCTTACAATTTTGGTTTTCTGAAACGCCGCTTTGGCTGTTAAGTGCGATTTGTGCCGCAATCATCATTAGTATAAATAGTCTGCAAGTAAAGTTTTACGGGGAAATGGAATTTTGGTTTGCTAGTATTAAAATTATCGCACTCGTACTCTTTATTATATTAGGCGGAGCAGTTTTGTTAGGCTTAACAGACTTTGCTCCTGACACACCAACACAGCATTTGCTCGGTCATGGCGGATTCTTCCCGAATGGCTTGCAAGGTGTATTCAGCGCTTGTTTAATTGTTATGTTCTCCTTTGGCGGATCTGAGCTGATTGGTGTAGCCATCTCTGAAACGAAAGACGTAAAAAAAGTATTGCCAAAAGTAATCCAAGGTGTCGTTTGGCGGGTGCTTATCTTTTACATTATGCCAATCACCATTATCGCTGGATTAATACCTTGGGACCAAGTAGCCGGTATGGAAAGTCCATTTACCCAAGTAATGGATGCAATCGGCATACCGGGAGTTGCGCATGTGATGAACTTCATTTTATTGACTGCCGTTCTTTCAGCAGCAAACTCCGGCATGTTTGCGACTTCCCGAACGATGTTTGCTTTAGCAGAAAAAAGAGAAGCGCCACAAGCCTTGACGAAAACTTCTAAATCAGGAGCTCCTATCAATGCGATCGCATTAAATGGCGGCTTACTGCTGGTAGGAGCCGGCTTAGCTTACTTTGCCCCAGAAAGCATTATCGGAACGATGATGACAATACCAGGCTTCACGATGCTATTGCTGTGGTTAAGCATATGCGCAGCACAGCTGAAACTGCGCCCTAGCTATGCAGAAATGCCGCATTTCAAAATGAGGCTGTTTCCAACAACCACAATCGTCGGCATGGTGGGATTAGGTGTCATCTTAATTGGATCTACGTTTAGTAAAGGAATCTCGGTAGGAACGGTAGTTTGTTTTACAGCTTTAGCGATATTGATTGTCTTGGCTTTGGTTGTAGGTCGGAATCGAAAAGGTTGA
- a CDS encoding CarD family transcriptional regulator translates to MLKGGDSVFYPYHGTGTIESKEYITVKEQEKEFFKVFFPNRKMHIFVPNQDKNWNGLRPIISLDQFETVKKDFYDECVPLPSSVSERSKFLEKKMKSGTTSDLFHIMRDLLHFHITVGKLSPLDKKTYHDAEAFLTEEIELIKNISFSEASSEMKSEIGNRFNIAAPTFK, encoded by the coding sequence TTGCTCAAAGGTGGAGATAGTGTATTCTATCCATATCATGGGACTGGAACCATAGAATCTAAGGAATATATAACGGTCAAAGAACAAGAAAAAGAATTTTTTAAAGTGTTTTTCCCTAATCGGAAGATGCACATTTTTGTACCGAATCAGGATAAGAACTGGAATGGTCTTCGTCCAATCATTTCTTTAGATCAATTCGAAACGGTGAAAAAAGATTTCTATGATGAATGTGTTCCTTTACCTTCCTCTGTAAGTGAACGGTCAAAATTCTTAGAAAAGAAAATGAAGTCAGGTACTACTTCAGATCTTTTCCATATCATGCGAGACTTGCTGCACTTCCATATAACGGTAGGTAAGCTCTCACCACTAGACAAGAAAACCTATCATGATGCAGAAGCATTCTTAACGGAAGAGATTGAACTAATAAAGAATATCTCCTTCTCGGAAGCTTCTTCAGAAATGAAATCGGAAATTGGGAATCGCTTTAATATCGCTGCTCCCACATTTAAATAA
- a CDS encoding RimK family alpha-L-glutamate ligase: MNGWLIYNRADAERNAAFIDWFLSESEQLRLELRLVFTDELSISIMRGQAALNHREQDIPDFAIVRTIDPLLTAHLEQAGVACFNNAQVAALANDKIKTHLELTKLGIPMVDMVFQTNAPIPQPPLAYPFVWKSAGGRGGKDVHLVETLAQYQHLQQQYINQPILMQQLAPSAGKDVRVFVIGKTIIAAVLRSSEQDFRANYSLGGSASLYHLSREEQQLVQRIVDYYDFSFVGIDFLFDEDGSFLFNEIEDVVGSRTLSQVSDVNIVRLYLEYIKQSLSR, translated from the coding sequence ATGAATGGCTGGCTGATTTATAATCGAGCAGATGCCGAACGAAACGCCGCTTTTATTGATTGGTTTCTTTCGGAAAGTGAACAGCTTCGCCTGGAATTGCGTCTCGTCTTCACAGATGAGCTGTCTATCTCGATAATGCGCGGACAAGCAGCCTTGAATCACAGAGAACAGGACATTCCCGACTTTGCTATTGTACGGACCATTGATCCGCTGCTGACGGCACACCTCGAGCAAGCAGGCGTTGCTTGTTTCAATAATGCACAAGTAGCTGCCTTGGCGAATGACAAAATAAAAACCCACCTGGAATTAACAAAGCTTGGTATCCCGATGGTAGATATGGTTTTCCAAACGAATGCCCCTATCCCCCAGCCGCCACTAGCTTACCCTTTTGTGTGGAAATCAGCAGGCGGCCGTGGCGGCAAGGACGTTCATTTAGTAGAAACACTGGCTCAATACCAGCACCTGCAGCAGCAATACATCAACCAGCCTATTCTTATGCAGCAGCTAGCACCGAGTGCAGGAAAAGATGTGCGCGTTTTTGTAATTGGCAAAACGATTATTGCGGCCGTTCTTCGCAGCAGTGAACAAGATTTTCGTGCAAATTATTCCCTTGGCGGCAGTGCCTCTCTCTACCATTTAAGTCGAGAAGAACAACAGCTCGTGCAGCGGATTGTAGATTATTACGACTTCAGCTTTGTGGGGATTGATTTTCTCTTTGACGAGGATGGAAGCTTTTTATTTAATGAAATAGAAGATGTAGTTGGAAGCAGAACGCTTAGCCAAGTGAGTGACGTGAATATCGTTCGGCTGTATTTGGAATATATAAAGCAATCCTTGAGTAGATAA
- a CDS encoding exonuclease, producing MEVQIMSVFVGVVFVILSYFINVKKELRFLRGYNQERIRDKKKFIELASAFYLVGGFILILVPIVFPAEWSIAAVQYVVLANLVLIIYVNVTMVDK from the coding sequence ATGGAAGTTCAAATCATGTCTGTTTTTGTAGGCGTCGTGTTTGTTATCTTGTCTTACTTTATCAACGTGAAAAAAGAGCTGCGTTTCCTGCGCGGGTATAACCAAGAACGAATCCGAGATAAAAAGAAATTTATTGAACTTGCCAGCGCCTTCTATTTGGTTGGTGGATTCATATTAATTTTAGTGCCGATTGTATTTCCAGCTGAATGGAGCATAGCTGCTGTTCAGTATGTGGTACTGGCGAATCTTGTGCTGATTATATATGTGAATGTAACGATGGTTGATAAATAA
- a CDS encoding YceI family protein, which translates to MAVLNLDKAHSGISFTVKHMMVSKAKGKFEDFDVQFSGDLNDLDNSSVTVTIQSASINTGNQDRDGHLQSGDFFDAANHPAMTFKSKSVKQVSGDEYEIIGDFTIKEVTNEETFKAEYNGTSKNPMDGSTIAGFEVEGKINREAYGLTYNAALETGGVLIGRDVKFTADFEFVVE; encoded by the coding sequence ATGGCAGTATTGAATTTAGATAAAGCACACAGTGGTATTTCTTTTACGGTGAAACATATGATGGTTTCCAAAGCAAAGGGGAAATTCGAAGACTTCGACGTACAATTCAGCGGAGATTTGAATGATTTGGATAATTCATCTGTTACAGTAACAATTCAGTCTGCTTCCATCAACACAGGCAACCAGGACCGCGACGGTCACCTGCAGTCTGGAGACTTCTTCGATGCAGCCAACCATCCTGCCATGACATTCAAAAGCAAATCCGTTAAACAAGTTTCCGGTGACGAATACGAAATCATTGGCGATTTCACTATTAAAGAAGTAACAAATGAAGAAACTTTCAAAGCAGAATACAATGGCACATCCAAAAACCCAATGGACGGCAGCACAATCGCCGGCTTCGAAGTAGAAGGAAAAATCAACCGCGAAGCATACGGCCTAACCTACAACGCAGCACTAGAAACAGGCGGCGTATTGATTGGGAGAGATGTTAAATTCACAGCGGACTTCGAGTTTGTTGTAGAATAA
- a CDS encoding ABC transporter ATP-binding protein, whose translation MILALENVSLKRDGSWILQNLNWQVQKGQNWVLFGLNGSGKTSLLNLLNAYSFPTEGNMQVLGKEFGRTYLAEKLRIQIGFVSSSIQQKFDLGNNAFEVVLSGAFASIGLYEKPTEEMKERAVQLLHDLGCFAYANRRYETLSLGERQRVLIARALMADPPLLILDEPANGLDFLAREALLESIERISSKPNAPTIIYVTHHIEEILPIFNQTLLLKDGKVFASGGTKELISSDQLSAFFGIPVNVLWHQDRPLLSRAHSLNK comes from the coding sequence ATGATCCTAGCGTTAGAGAATGTGTCCTTAAAAAGAGATGGAAGCTGGATATTACAGAACCTGAATTGGCAAGTGCAGAAAGGGCAAAACTGGGTATTGTTCGGATTGAACGGATCTGGCAAAACCTCTCTGTTGAATTTGCTCAATGCATACAGCTTTCCGACAGAAGGAAACATGCAAGTATTAGGCAAAGAGTTTGGCCGTACATACCTTGCTGAAAAGCTGCGCATTCAAATTGGTTTTGTTTCCTCTTCTATTCAGCAGAAGTTCGACTTGGGCAATAATGCCTTTGAAGTTGTCTTGAGCGGTGCTTTTGCATCCATTGGACTCTATGAGAAACCTACGGAGGAAATGAAAGAAAGAGCTGTGCAGCTGCTCCATGATCTCGGCTGTTTTGCTTACGCAAATCGCCGCTACGAAACACTTTCACTCGGTGAAAGACAGCGTGTATTAATCGCTCGTGCTTTAATGGCAGATCCGCCGCTGCTCATCTTGGACGAGCCTGCCAATGGATTAGATTTTCTAGCAAGGGAAGCTTTGTTAGAATCCATCGAAAGAATCAGCAGCAAGCCAAACGCACCGACTATTATTTATGTCACGCATCATATCGAGGAAATCTTACCGATATTTAATCAGACACTGCTGCTCAAGGACGGAAAAGTATTCGCATCCGGAGGTACGAAAGAACTCATCTCCAGCGACCAGCTTTCAGCCTTCTTTGGCATTCCCGTCAACGTATTATGGCACCAAGATCGCCCGCTTTTATCTCGCGCACACTCGCTGAACAAGTAA